One window of Mauremys mutica isolate MM-2020 ecotype Southern chromosome 20, ASM2049712v1, whole genome shotgun sequence genomic DNA carries:
- the LOC123353601 gene encoding methyltransferase-like protein 7A has protein sequence MVLIPLLQRCIQLLSLPVYLLSYLGLWDPLCKKIFPYVMAKCSTIYNRKLFQQKKDLFSNLGEFAGPSRELRLLEIGTGSGANFQFYPPGCWVTCTDPNPNFERFLLKSISDSPHLHFERFLVASGEDLRPVADDSMDVVVCTLVLCSVRSIEQVLREVLRVLRLGGALYFLEHVAADHSSWGYFWQQIYNPTWRYLGDGCCLTRETWKDLEKAGFSELKLRHIHAPLSWNPTRPHIIGYAVK, from the exons ATGGTGCTGATCCCTCTCCTCCAGCGATGcatccagctcctcagcctgcctGTGTACCTGCTCTCGTATCTGGGCTTATGGGACCCCCTCTGTAAGAAGATCTTCCCATATGTCATGGCCAAGTGCTCCACTATCTACAACCGCAAACTCTTCCAACAGAAAAAGGACCTGTTCAGCAACCTGGGGGAGTTTGCAGGCCCTTCGAGGGAGCTCAGGCTGCTGGAGATAGGCACAGGCTCAGGAGCCAACTTCCAGTTCTACCCACCTGGATGCTGGGTGACATGCACTGATCCCAACCCCAACTTTGAGAGGTTCCTCCTCAAGAGCATTTCTGACAGCCCACACCTCCATTTTGAACGGTTCTTGGTGGCCTCCGGTGAGGACCTGCGCCCAGTGGCTGACGACTCCATGGATGTGGTGGTTTGCACCTTGGTGCTGTGCTCGGTTCGCAGCATCGAGCAAGTCCTGAGAGAAGTCTTGCGAGTGCTCAGGCTG GGTGGTGCTTTGTATTTCTTGGAGCATGTGGCTGCAGATCATTCCAGCTGGGGCTACTTTTGGCAACAGATCTACAACCCAACCTGGAGATATTTGGGAGACGGGTGCTGCCTGACCAGAGAGACCTGGAAGGACCTGGAGAAGGCAGGGTTCTCGGAACTGAAGTTGCGGCACATACATGCCCCCCTGTCCTGGAACCCTACTCGTCCCCATATCATTGGATATGCTGTGAAATAA